The Campylobacter sp. CN_NE2 genome contains a region encoding:
- a CDS encoding acetyl-CoA carboxylase biotin carboxylase subunit: protein MKEIKRILIANRGEIALRALRTIQEMGKQAIVVHSTADQDALYVKYADASICIGGPRSSDSYLNIPAIITACELTEADAIFPGYGFLSENQNFIEICEKHGIKFIGPSVEAMTLMSDKSKAKQVMMRAGIPVVPGSDGAIADVEEARKLAEKIGYPVIIKAAAGGGGRGMRVVQKEEDLEKLFWSAESEAVSAFGDGTMYMEKYITNPRHIEVQVIGDEHGNVLHIGERDCSMQRRHQKLIEESPAVILDDETRKKLHETAVKAAKAIGYFSAGTFEFLYDSSDKKFYFIEMNTRLQVEHTVSEMRSGVDLIELMIRVAQGEKLPKQSEINLSGHAIECRITAEDPKSFTPNPGKITKYVAPGGRSVRMDSHVYEGYSVPPYYDSMIGKLIVHDKDRNKAIAKMKVALSQLMIQGIKSTRDFHLAMMNNPDFINNEFDTNYLAKH, encoded by the coding sequence ATGAAAGAAATCAAAAGAATTCTTATAGCAAATCGTGGCGAAATAGCTCTTAGAGCGCTTAGAACTATCCAAGAAATGGGCAAACAAGCCATTGTCGTGCATTCGACAGCCGATCAAGACGCCCTTTATGTCAAATACGCAGACGCTTCCATTTGCATAGGCGGACCTAGGTCAAGTGATAGCTATTTAAATATACCTGCGATTATCACAGCTTGTGAGCTAACAGAGGCAGACGCTATTTTCCCGGGATACGGCTTTTTAAGCGAAAATCAAAATTTTATCGAAATTTGCGAAAAACACGGCATTAAATTTATAGGACCAAGCGTTGAAGCTATGACTTTAATGAGCGATAAATCAAAAGCAAAACAAGTTATGATGAGAGCCGGAATTCCTGTTGTTCCGGGATCTGACGGCGCAATCGCCGATGTCGAAGAAGCTAGAAAATTAGCCGAGAAAATCGGTTATCCTGTTATCATCAAGGCTGCTGCCGGTGGCGGTGGTCGCGGTATGCGCGTGGTGCAAAAAGAAGAAGATTTAGAAAAACTTTTTTGGTCGGCTGAGAGCGAAGCAGTGAGCGCATTTGGTGACGGGACAATGTATATGGAAAAATACATTACAAATCCACGCCATATCGAAGTTCAAGTTATAGGCGATGAGCACGGAAATGTTCTTCATATCGGCGAGAGAGACTGCTCTATGCAACGCCGTCATCAAAAACTCATCGAAGAAAGCCCGGCTGTAATCTTAGATGATGAAACTCGCAAAAAACTCCATGAAACAGCTGTAAAAGCGGCAAAAGCTATCGGATATTTTAGCGCAGGGACATTTGAATTTTTATATGATAGCAGTGACAAAAAATTCTATTTTATCGAGATGAATACTCGCTTGCAGGTTGAACACACAGTTAGCGAAATGCGAAGCGGTGTTGATTTAATCGAGCTTATGATAAGAGTGGCGCAAGGTGAAAAACTGCCAAAACAAAGTGAGATAAATTTAAGCGGACACGCTATCGAGTGCCGTATCACAGCAGAAGATCCAAAAAGTTTTACGCCAAATCCGGGCAAAATCACAAAATATGTCGCACCCGGTGGCAGAAGTGTTCGCATGGATAGCCATGTTTATGAAGGTTACAGTGTTCCGCCGTATTATGATAGCATGATAGGCAAACTAATCGTGCATGACAAAGACCGCAACAAAGCCATAGCAAAGATGAAAGTGGCGCTTTCACAACTAATGATTCAAGGCATAAAATCAACGCGTGATTTTCATCTAGCGATGATGAATAATCCTGATTTTATCAATAACGAATTTGATACAAATTATCTAGCAAAACACTGA
- a CDS encoding peptidylprolyl isomerase — protein MTKKFLLILAFAFVSANAEVVNSVIAVVENEPITNYELAQVKKERRVSDAEALEILINSKVKTAEIKKRGIMVNSYEIDQRIAAIAAQNNMSVEALHAAAAKDGISKAKFREDVKKSLQEEKLYGAFENEIRKSVTPENVRQFYNQNLSLFTTFDSVTLTRFIAKSADRLNAVLKNPNARPSGVHVQKGTLKNSQMDEGLRYIITNVAQGEFSPVIPTANGYETFYVNSKSGVQTADFESVQEKAIEAYVLSKRQQMLKEFNERLRSNANVRIINR, from the coding sequence ATGACAAAAAAATTTTTATTAATTTTAGCGTTTGCTTTTGTAAGCGCAAATGCAGAAGTTGTAAATAGCGTTATCGCCGTTGTCGAAAACGAGCCGATTACAAATTATGAATTAGCCCAAGTTAAAAAAGAACGAAGAGTAAGCGACGCTGAGGCGTTAGAAATTTTGATAAATTCAAAAGTAAAAACAGCTGAAATCAAAAAACGCGGTATCATGGTAAATTCTTATGAAATCGACCAACGAATCGCAGCTATTGCGGCACAAAACAATATGAGCGTAGAAGCATTACACGCAGCCGCCGCAAAAGACGGCATAAGCAAAGCCAAATTTAGAGAAGATGTAAAAAAATCTTTGCAAGAAGAGAAGCTTTACGGCGCATTTGAAAACGAAATTCGAAAAAGCGTAACACCTGAAAATGTTAGACAATTTTACAACCAAAATTTATCGCTATTTACGACATTTGATAGCGTTACGCTTACAAGATTTATCGCAAAAAGTGCCGATAGATTAAATGCTGTGCTAAAAAATCCAAACGCTAGACCAAGTGGCGTTCATGTCCAAAAAGGAACGCTTAAAAATTCGCAAATGGACGAAGGTTTGCGCTATATCATCACAAATGTTGCTCAGGGCGAGTTTTCGCCGGTGATTCCTACTGCAAACGGATATGAAACATTTTATGTAAATTCGAAATCCGGCGTGCAAACTGCTGACTTTGAAAGTGTGCAAGAAAAAGCGATCGAAGCCTATGTGCTTTCAAAACGCCAACAAATGCTAAAAGAATTTAACGAACGACTTCGCTCAAACGCAAATGTTCGCATTATAAATCGATAA
- a CDS encoding malic enzyme-like NAD(P)-binding protein: MDLKEKALKYHENGKIEIRVTKPCVSAEDLGLAYTPGVAEPCKEIEKDNELAYKYTNKGNLVAVITDGTAVLGLGDIGAVAGKPVMEGKSVLFKKFAGVDAFDIELDEKDPDKIVEICKALAPTFGGINLEDIGAPKCFYIEKKLQESVNIPVMHDDQHGTAIITTAGLINVLKITGDKPENLKIVVSGAGAAGIACAKMYRNLGVKNIVMLDSKGVIYKGRPNLTPEKEEFAIDTQDRTLADAMKGANMFLGLSKPGVLTGEMVKTMAPNNPIIFALANPVPEIYPDEVKAVRDDVIMGTGRTDFPNQVNNVLGFPFIFRGALDVKATKITENMKVAAANALAELAMKEVPDEVLKAYGVSELKFGKDYIIPKPFDPRVLTEVAPAVAQAAVDDGVALVKNFDKKAYKESLKTLLK; the protein is encoded by the coding sequence ATGGATTTGAAAGAAAAAGCTTTGAAATACCATGAAAACGGTAAAATTGAGATTAGAGTAACAAAACCTTGCGTTAGCGCGGAAGATTTGGGTTTGGCTTATACTCCGGGCGTGGCTGAGCCTTGCAAAGAGATAGAAAAAGACAACGAACTAGCCTACAAATACACAAATAAAGGCAATCTTGTAGCAGTTATCACAGACGGAACGGCAGTGCTTGGGCTTGGCGACATCGGTGCGGTAGCTGGAAAACCGGTAATGGAAGGCAAGTCAGTTTTGTTTAAAAAATTTGCAGGAGTTGATGCGTTTGATATTGAACTTGATGAAAAAGATCCTGATAAAATCGTCGAAATTTGCAAAGCATTGGCACCTACTTTTGGCGGTATAAATCTTGAAGACATCGGCGCACCAAAATGCTTTTATATCGAGAAAAAACTCCAAGAAAGCGTAAATATCCCAGTTATGCACGATGACCAACACGGCACGGCTATCATCACGACAGCAGGTCTAATAAATGTCCTAAAAATCACAGGCGATAAACCAGAAAACCTTAAAATCGTAGTAAGCGGTGCTGGTGCTGCTGGGATAGCGTGCGCGAAAATGTATAGAAATCTAGGCGTCAAAAATATCGTAATGCTCGATAGCAAGGGCGTGATTTACAAAGGAAGACCAAATTTAACACCTGAAAAAGAGGAATTTGCTATCGATACACAAGATAGAACCCTAGCAGATGCGATGAAAGGCGCAAATATGTTTTTGGGTCTTTCAAAACCGGGCGTTTTAACAGGCGAAATGGTAAAAACAATGGCTCCAAACAATCCTATAATTTTTGCATTAGCAAATCCTGTGCCTGAAATTTATCCTGATGAAGTAAAAGCCGTAAGAGACGATGTTATTATGGGAACAGGCAGAACAGATTTTCCAAATCAAGTAAATAATGTCCTTGGATTTCCTTTTATTTTCCGTGGCGCACTTGATGTAAAAGCGACTAAAATCACCGAAAATATGAAGGTCGCAGCAGCAAATGCCTTAGCAGAACTAGCTATGAAAGAAGTTCCTGATGAGGTTTTAAAGGCTTATGGCGTGAGTGAGCTGAAATTTGGCAAAGACTACATCATACCAAAACCTTTTGATCCAAGAGTGCTTACAGAAGTAGCTCCTGCTGTTGCGCAAGCTGCGGTAGATGACGGCGTGGCATTAGTGAAAAATTTTGATAAAAAAGCATATAAAGAGAGTTTAAAAACGCTTTTAAAATAA
- the gltX gene encoding glutamate--tRNA ligase produces MIVTRFAPSPTGYLHIGGLRTALYNYLYARANGGKFLLRIEDTDLKRNSKEAAEAIVQAFNWCGLEYDGEIVYQSSRFDLYKEYVAKLLESGKAYKCYMSKEELDALRAEQEARKERPKYDGRYRDFTGTPPSGIEPVIRIKAPTSGVIEFEDGVKGKVSFNANDILDDFIIARSDGTPTYNFTVVIDDALMGVTDIIRGDDHLSNTPKQIILYEALGFKIPKFYHVAMINGSDGAKLSKRHGATDVMEYKRMGYLSEALLNFLVRLGWSHGDDEIFSINDMKRLFDPNHLSKSSSTFNQTKLEWLNAHYIKTANLQRILDELNDLGVNVKNHAKKELLIDQYRERSKTLLEMANSINSLLNSPQSYDEKAYNKFINENSLQILAEFSEILEPNLVAIDYEEATMKFLESKGAKLKDLAQAVRVAITGTSVSPSIFEVIEILGSECVKERISKLLAYAKQ; encoded by the coding sequence ATGATTGTAACTCGTTTTGCGCCAAGCCCGACAGGCTATTTACATATCGGCGGACTAAGAACTGCGCTTTATAACTATCTTTATGCAAGAGCCAATGGGGGTAAATTTTTACTTCGCATTGAAGATACCGACTTAAAACGAAACTCAAAAGAGGCCGCAGAAGCCATAGTTCAGGCATTTAACTGGTGCGGGTTAGAATACGACGGCGAGATTGTTTATCAAAGTTCAAGATTTGATTTATACAAAGAGTATGTTGCAAAACTGCTTGAAAGCGGAAAAGCATATAAGTGCTATATGAGCAAAGAAGAGCTTGACGCTTTAAGAGCCGAACAAGAAGCCAGAAAAGAACGCCCAAAATATGACGGGCGTTACAGAGATTTTACAGGAACGCCGCCAAGCGGAATCGAGCCTGTTATTCGCATAAAAGCCCCGACTAGCGGTGTTATCGAATTTGAAGACGGCGTAAAAGGAAAAGTTAGCTTTAACGCAAATGATATACTAGATGATTTTATTATCGCTAGAAGCGACGGGACGCCGACTTATAACTTTACCGTTGTGATTGATGATGCGCTTATGGGCGTAACGGATATTATTCGCGGGGACGATCATCTCTCAAATACGCCAAAACAGATTATTTTATATGAAGCTTTGGGATTTAAAATTCCAAAATTTTATCATGTTGCGATGATAAACGGAAGCGACGGCGCAAAACTATCAAAAAGGCACGGCGCAACCGATGTTATGGAATACAAACGCATGGGCTATCTAAGCGAAGCGTTGTTAAATTTTTTGGTGCGACTTGGTTGGAGTCATGGGGACGATGAAATTTTTAGCATAAATGATATGAAAAGGCTTTTTGATCCAAATCATCTAAGCAAATCTTCAAGCACATTTAACCAAACAAAATTAGAGTGGTTAAACGCTCACTATATAAAAACAGCGAATTTGCAAAGAATTTTGGACGAGCTAAATGATCTTGGCGTAAATGTGAAAAACCACGCTAAAAAGGAACTTTTGATAGATCAATACAGAGAGCGAAGCAAAACTTTGCTAGAAATGGCAAATTCCATAAATTCTCTTTTAAATTCCCCGCAAAGCTACGACGAAAAGGCATATAATAAATTTATAAATGAAAACTCTTTGCAAATTTTAGCTGAATTTAGCGAGATTTTAGAGCCAAATTTGGTTGCAATTGATTACGAAGAAGCCACTATGAAATTCCTTGAAAGCAAAGGCGCAAAGCTAAAAGATTTAGCCCAAGCTGTGCGAGTTGCGATTACTGGCACAAGTGTGAGTCCAAGCATTTTTGAAGTTATTGAAATTTTAGGAAGCGAGTGCGTAAAAGAGCGAATTTCAAAACTTTTAGCCTATGCAAAACAATAA
- a CDS encoding nicotinate phosphoribosyltransferase: MQNFALLTDFYQLTMMQGYFFEKKDEVAVFDVFFRKAPCGGGYAILCGINEVVEYVKNLKFSDEEISYLRSLKIFDERFLAYLKDFKFNGEIYAMREGSVVFAHEPLIRVKANIMEAQLMEAAILNTINFQTLIATKSSRMVRSAGNAPIMEFGLRRAQDKSAGIYGAKAAVVGGCVGTSNVVAAKKFGITALGTHSHSWIQSFDSEIEAFRAYAKIYPNNTLLLVDTYDTLNSGVPNAIKVFKELAANGYKPLGIRIDSGDIEYLTKQARKMLDNAGFTDAKITASSDLDEYKIDQLRLLGAKVDSWGIGTKLITSSDCPSLGGVYKLSAIIKNGKEIPKIKISNDPRKINNPAYKQVFRLYDKATNKALADLITLDDEIIDESRELEIFHPLYTYKRKRISNFYAKKLLEPLFINGEFVGKIYSVNEIAEFAKSEKESIWDEFLRNIHPQTYKVDLSKKLYELRENLINEHRKGIQ, encoded by the coding sequence ATGCAAAATTTTGCTTTACTTACCGATTTTTACCAGCTTACTATGATGCAGGGCTATTTTTTTGAGAAAAAAGATGAAGTTGCTGTTTTTGATGTTTTTTTTAGAAAAGCTCCGTGTGGCGGTGGTTATGCGATACTTTGTGGTATAAATGAAGTAGTCGAATATGTTAAGAATTTAAAATTTAGCGATGAAGAAATCTCATATTTAAGAAGTTTGAAAATTTTTGACGAAAGATTTTTGGCTTATCTAAAAGATTTCAAATTTAACGGCGAAATTTACGCTATGCGTGAAGGAAGCGTTGTTTTTGCACACGAACCGTTAATAAGAGTAAAAGCAAATATCATGGAAGCTCAGCTCATGGAAGCTGCCATTTTAAATACCATAAATTTTCAAACTCTAATCGCTACAAAAAGCTCACGCATGGTGCGAAGTGCAGGGAACGCGCCGATAATGGAATTTGGTTTAAGAAGAGCGCAAGATAAAAGTGCCGGAATTTACGGCGCAAAGGCTGCTGTGGTTGGAGGTTGCGTTGGAACTTCAAATGTAGTAGCGGCTAAAAAATTTGGTATCACGGCGCTTGGAACGCACTCTCACTCGTGGATTCAAAGTTTTGATAGCGAAATCGAAGCTTTTAGGGCGTATGCAAAAATTTACCCAAATAACACTCTTTTGCTTGTCGATACTTATGATACGCTTAATAGTGGCGTTCCAAATGCGATAAAGGTTTTCAAAGAGTTAGCAGCAAATGGCTACAAACCGCTTGGAATTCGCATTGATTCGGGCGATATTGAGTATCTTACTAAACAAGCACGAAAAATGCTAGATAATGCTGGTTTTACTGACGCTAAAATCACGGCTTCAAGCGATTTAGACGAATATAAAATCGATCAACTAAGACTTCTTGGTGCAAAAGTCGATAGCTGGGGGATTGGCACAAAGCTCATAACTTCTAGCGATTGCCCTAGTCTTGGCGGTGTTTATAAACTAAGTGCGATTATCAAAAATGGTAAAGAAATTCCAAAAATTAAAATTTCAAACGATCCACGCAAAATAAATAATCCTGCTTATAAGCAAGTTTTTAGACTTTATGATAAAGCGACAAATAAAGCACTTGCCGATCTTATCACGCTTGATGATGAGATTATCGACGAGAGTAGGGAACTTGAAATTTTTCACCCGCTTTATACTTATAAACGAAAACGAATTTCAAATTTTTACGCTAAAAAACTGCTTGAACCGCTGTTTATAAACGGCGAATTTGTAGGGAAAATTTATAGTGTTAATGAAATCGCCGAATTTGCAAAGTCCGAAAAAGAGAGCATTTGGGACGAATTTTTAAGAAATATTCACCCACAAACTTACAAAGTCGATCTCTCTAAAAAACTTTATGAACTCAGAGAAAATTTAATAAACGAGCATAGGAAAGGAATACAATGA
- the upp gene encoding uracil phosphoribosyltransferase gives MKNVKLISHPLIEHKLSILRDKKTDPFQFRMLIDEISYLMLFEASNDLKLKSVEITTPVAKMNAKKLDEKIMICPILRAALGMLDAIFKLIPDASVGFLGFQRNEKTLQAEFFYAKLPKDYKNRTAIIIDPMFATGGTAIDAVKFLKEKGVKNIKFISIISAPEGLKKFSEIYPDVPVYTAAIDEKLNENGYIVPGLGDAGDRVFNTIN, from the coding sequence ATGAAAAATGTAAAACTCATCTCGCACCCGCTTATAGAGCATAAATTATCTATTTTACGGGATAAAAAAACCGATCCGTTTCAATTTCGTATGCTAATCGATGAAATTAGCTATTTAATGCTATTTGAAGCCAGTAATGACTTAAAGCTTAAAAGCGTAGAAATCACAACGCCCGTTGCAAAAATGAACGCAAAAAAGCTTGATGAAAAGATTATGATTTGTCCGATTTTACGAGCTGCTCTTGGTATGCTTGATGCGATTTTCAAGCTAATTCCTGATGCGAGTGTCGGGTTTTTGGGCTTTCAACGCAACGAAAAAACACTTCAAGCAGAGTTTTTTTACGCAAAATTGCCAAAAGATTACAAAAATCGCACCGCGATTATCATCGATCCTATGTTTGCCACAGGCGGAACGGCGATCGATGCGGTTAAATTTTTAAAAGAAAAAGGGGTTAAAAATATCAAATTTATTTCGATTATCTCTGCACCAGAGGGATTGAAAAAATTTAGCGAAATCTACCCTGATGTTCCTGTTTATACGGCTGCAATCGATGAAAAATTAAATGAAAACGGATACATTGTTCCCGGACTTGGGGATGCAGGAGATAGAGTTTTTAATACAATAAATTAA
- the creD gene encoding cell envelope integrity protein CreD, with amino-acid sequence MPNINKNAFWIKPVVIFILLLLMLIPLGFIKSILYDRQAVKSEAESSIMRPVGGTLEIGGILLSLPVKQFVSTQNSDGRFTTQSITKQILLTPKDYKISTELDPQYLKRGIFSVPIFNGEIALEAKFEPIDFEHLGVKEGDILFDEAVMILGIGNKKTFTAFPKLVANSDANATKSELVQSFAAPEYSPFSQSIFYKLPYDMARSNFTISASLFVQGGAKISFTPLATNNTFALKSTWASPSFSGGWLPKTRQINKDGFNAVWEVSGLSTNFAPAWIVKPNERSHYEMIDVNFISPINNYSLVKRCVTYALLFLVVPFLAIFLCEIWAKTRIHPVQYFLIGAADVLFYLLILSISEHLAFFAAYALAGIAVTLTVFLYASSIFKSKKHGAFIAIVHLISYITLYGILQSEDYALLLGSILMFAVLAILMFVTRKIDWYKNAFSNEVEEFFTDKIDGEDR; translated from the coding sequence ATGCCAAATATAAACAAAAATGCCTTTTGGATTAAGCCTGTGGTAATTTTCATTTTGCTTTTGCTAATGCTAATTCCGCTTGGTTTTATCAAATCTATTCTTTATGATCGCCAAGCCGTAAAAAGCGAAGCCGAAAGCTCTATCATGCGTCCCGTTGGTGGCACACTCGAAATCGGTGGAATTTTGCTTTCGCTTCCTGTTAAACAATTCGTTAGCACCCAAAATAGCGACGGTCGCTTTACTACGCAAAGCATAACAAAGCAAATTTTGCTAACACCGAAAGATTATAAAATTTCAACCGAACTTGACCCACAATACCTAAAACGAGGCATTTTTAGCGTTCCGATTTTTAATGGCGAAATTGCGTTAGAAGCCAAATTTGAACCGATTGATTTCGAGCATTTGGGCGTCAAAGAGGGCGATATTTTATTTGACGAAGCCGTGATGATTTTGGGTATCGGAAATAAAAAAACTTTCACAGCTTTTCCAAAACTAGTTGCAAATTCAGATGCAAATGCCACCAAAAGCGAACTCGTTCAGTCTTTTGCAGCACCTGAGTATTCACCTTTTAGTCAAAGCATTTTTTATAAACTGCCTTATGATATGGCAAGGTCAAATTTCACAATTTCTGCTTCGCTTTTCGTGCAAGGCGGAGCTAAAATCAGCTTTACGCCACTTGCTACAAACAACACTTTTGCACTAAAATCTACATGGGCATCTCCGTCATTTAGCGGTGGCTGGTTGCCAAAAACACGCCAAATAAACAAAGACGGATTTAACGCCGTTTGGGAAGTTTCAGGTCTTAGCACAAATTTTGCTCCCGCTTGGATAGTAAAGCCAAACGAACGCTCACATTACGAAATGATAGATGTAAATTTCATCAGCCCAATCAACAACTATTCGCTCGTGAAGCGTTGCGTAACTTACGCGCTTTTATTTTTAGTCGTGCCGTTTTTGGCGATTTTCTTGTGCGAAATTTGGGCTAAAACGCGAATTCACCCGGTTCAATACTTCCTAATCGGCGCAGCAGATGTGCTTTTTTATCTGCTTATTTTATCGATTTCAGAGCATTTGGCATTTTTCGCTGCTTACGCGTTAGCGGGAATTGCAGTAACTTTGACGGTATTTTTATACGCAAGTTCGATTTTTAAATCCAAAAAACACGGCGCATTTATCGCAATCGTTCATTTGATTTCATATATTACGCTTTATGGAATTTTGCAATCCGAAGACTACGCACTGCTACTTGGAAGCATTTTGATGTTTGCAGTGTTAGCGATATTAATGTTTGTTACGCGCAAAATCGACTGGTATAAAAATGCTTTTTCAAACGAAGTTGAAGAGTTTTTTACAGATAAAATAGACGGGGAAGATCGGTAA
- the accB gene encoding acetyl-CoA carboxylase biotin carboxyl carrier protein: MNKDDIKELMSFFDEQKSINKLKIKDKDFEIEIKKYGADGENLAPQIPVAPQAAPSVNVVVNEKSSSKATTDTIDSPMVGTFYKAPSPGANAFVSVGQVVHKGETIGIIEAMKIMNEIEAEFDCRIKKALVEDGQPVEYAMALFEVEKL; this comes from the coding sequence ATGAATAAAGACGATATTAAAGAACTTATGAGCTTTTTTGACGAACAAAAAAGTATAAATAAGCTAAAAATCAAAGACAAAGATTTTGAAATAGAGATTAAAAAATACGGAGCAGACGGCGAAAATTTGGCACCGCAAATACCTGTTGCTCCACAAGCAGCTCCAAGCGTAAATGTGGTTGTAAATGAAAAATCAAGCTCGAAAGCCACCACAGATACAATCGATAGCCCTATGGTAGGAACTTTTTATAAAGCCCCAAGTCCGGGTGCAAATGCGTTTGTAAGTGTCGGTCAAGTCGTGCATAAGGGCGAGACTATCGGTATTATTGAAGCTATGAAAATTATGAACGAGATTGAAGCCGAGTTTGATTGTCGTATCAAAAAAGCCCTTGTCGAAGACGGACAGCCGGTAGAATACGCTATGGCGTTATTTGAGGTTGAAAAACTATGA
- a CDS encoding universal stress protein — MELKKLFFPIGGGEELRERIRGALLVNKFFGTHLTIMAAQLDPRTIYNVRMTLKGGVLMDEFLKSANDELEKERENLNQIFKEECESVGLDINDEVGIPNSARLKCLTGVRSELVEKHSRYCDLVIASVPPTGSITGTFEAAVVKSGKSCIVIPRVMNQFKADKILLSLSGTAASARALTNSIFLLKKAKVVHCVIARHYLADSEEETVGRIRNYLSLHGIENVEFECLDTEGKVPGQMLVEHSSKGEYDLIVAGMHADNGIKEIFLGGASKYFLKNTKIPVFM, encoded by the coding sequence ATGGAGTTAAAAAAATTATTTTTCCCAATCGGTGGCGGAGAAGAGCTTAGAGAGCGAATTCGTGGAGCTTTGCTTGTGAATAAATTTTTTGGGACACACTTAACTATTATGGCAGCCCAGTTAGATCCAAGAACGATTTATAATGTCAGAATGACGCTAAAAGGCGGCGTTTTAATGGACGAATTTTTAAAATCTGCAAATGATGAGCTAGAAAAGGAAAGAGAAAATTTAAATCAAATTTTTAAAGAAGAGTGCGAAAGTGTCGGATTAGATATAAATGATGAAGTAGGTATTCCAAATAGTGCTAGGCTTAAATGTTTAACCGGAGTTAGATCTGAGCTAGTTGAGAAGCACTCTCGCTATTGCGATTTGGTTATCGCTTCTGTCCCACCGACAGGCAGCATTACGGGGACTTTTGAAGCAGCCGTTGTCAAAAGCGGAAAAAGTTGTATAGTAATACCGCGTGTAATGAATCAATTTAAAGCTGATAAAATTTTACTTAGCTTATCCGGAACGGCAGCTAGCGCAAGGGCACTTACAAATTCGATTTTTTTGCTTAAAAAAGCAAAAGTCGTGCATTGTGTTATCGCTAGACATTATTTAGCAGATAGCGAAGAAGAAACAGTGGGTAGAATTCGAAACTATTTGAGTTTGCACGGCATAGAAAATGTCGAATTTGAGTGTTTAGATACCGAAGGGAAAGTACCCGGTCAAATGCTAGTAGAACATTCAAGCAAAGGCGAATACGATCTAATCGTAGCAGGAATGCACGCAGATAACGGGATAAAAGAGATTTTCTTAGGCGGAGCATCAAAATATTTCCTAAAAAATACCAAAATTCCAGTATTTATGTAA
- a CDS encoding DUF2238 domain-containing protein encodes MQNHAVPLILANVFIIMSLWAGISPNDRAVWYAESLPLFIVFLALVFTYKKFKFSNTAYILMSVWLLLHTIGAKYTFAAVPFEWGNEFLTPIFGEERNHFDRLAHFSIGFYAFAMSEWLLRKHKCTFGTALWFGLFFMMSVAGAYEIIEWLYAVIKGGNAGIEFLGSQGDIWDAQKDMLCDTLGAIFSLILYIFIRPDKQIR; translated from the coding sequence ATGCAAAACCACGCCGTGCCTTTGATTTTGGCTAATGTTTTTATCATAATGTCGCTGTGGGCTGGAATTTCGCCAAATGATAGAGCAGTTTGGTATGCTGAAAGTTTGCCGCTTTTTATCGTATTTTTGGCTCTTGTTTTTACATATAAAAAATTTAAATTTAGCAACACGGCTTATATTTTGATGAGCGTTTGGCTACTTTTGCATACAATCGGCGCAAAATATACATTTGCAGCCGTTCCGTTTGAATGGGGAAATGAGTTTTTAACGCCTATTTTTGGCGAAGAGCGCAACCACTTTGATCGTTTGGCGCATTTTTCCATTGGATTTTACGCTTTTGCGATGAGCGAGTGGCTACTGCGAAAGCACAAATGCACTTTTGGCACGGCACTTTGGTTTGGGCTATTTTTTATGATGAGCGTTGCAGGAGCTTATGAGATTATCGAGTGGCTTTATGCTGTTATTAAAGGCGGAAACGCAGGAATTGAGTTTTTAGGTTCACAAGGTGATATTTGGGACGCTCAAAAAGATATGCTTTGTGATACGCTAGGAGCAATTTTTTCGCTGATTTTATATATTTTTATTCGCCCTGATAAGCAAATTCGCTAA